A window of the Fuscovulum sp. genome harbors these coding sequences:
- a CDS encoding AAA family ATPase, whose product MTVNTSPVSAGEALALLRAAHAAQAAGTLTASWMLHGRPGIGKTDIVTQLAAETGAQLFDLRLTTIEPQDLRGLPFYDHATQRTVWYRPEDLPDDPARPAILFLDELTAAAPTLQPTVYGLLQERRVGRHRLPDSCFIIAAGNGIDDGAIAYDMGTALSDRLIHLQIRAEATDWLTRYAVPQNLHPAVITFIRTRPDLLETTEDSIRRGLTIACTPRSWARVSQIMQAIPDRRLRDPMIAGTIGDAAAAEFLLLAEEIAATVQVDALLEAPRTKRPDLYPTTMTGLTALTYGLIGAANAETMPRVIEVMADLRHLARLRPDAPFARLPLAELTTHGFELLIQKALTQNLTDAFRTSAAYAEYRAERQAQGLE is encoded by the coding sequence ATGACCGTGAACACCAGCCCCGTCTCGGCGGGCGAGGCGCTCGCCCTCCTCCGCGCCGCCCATGCCGCGCAGGCCGCAGGCACGCTCACCGCCTCATGGATGCTCCACGGCCGCCCCGGCATCGGCAAAACCGACATCGTCACCCAACTCGCGGCAGAAACCGGCGCACAACTCTTCGACCTGCGCCTCACCACGATCGAGCCGCAGGATCTGCGCGGCCTGCCCTTCTATGACCACGCCACCCAACGAACCGTCTGGTATCGCCCCGAAGACCTGCCCGATGATCCTGCCCGCCCCGCGATCCTGTTCCTGGACGAACTCACCGCCGCCGCCCCCACCCTGCAACCCACCGTCTACGGCCTCTTGCAGGAACGCCGCGTCGGTCGCCACCGCCTGCCCGACAGCTGCTTCATCATCGCCGCCGGCAACGGCATCGACGATGGCGCCATCGCCTATGACATGGGCACCGCACTGTCCGACCGGCTCATCCATCTGCAAATCCGGGCCGAGGCGACCGATTGGCTCACCCGCTACGCCGTCCCGCAAAACCTCCACCCCGCCGTCATCACCTTCATCCGCACCCGCCCCGACCTGCTGGAAACGACCGAAGACAGCATCCGTCGTGGCCTCACCATCGCCTGCACCCCCCGCTCTTGGGCGCGGGTATCGCAGATCATGCAGGCCATCCCCGACCGCCGCCTCCGCGACCCGATGATCGCAGGCACCATCGGCGATGCCGCCGCAGCCGAGTTTCTTCTGCTGGCCGAAGAAATCGCCGCCACCGTGCAAGTGGACGCCCTGCTCGAAGCGCCCCGCACCAAACGCCCCGACCTCTACCCCACCACCATGACCGGCCTCACCGCACTGACCTACGGCCTGATCGGCGCGGCCAATGCCGAAACGATGCCACGCGTGATCGAGGTGATGGCAGACCTCCGCCACCTCGCCCGCCTGCGCCCTGACGCCCCCTTCGCCCGCCTTCCACTGGCAGAACTCACCACTCACGGCTTTGAACTCCTCATTCAAAAGGCCCTCACCCAAAACCTGACCGATGCCTTCCGCACCTCCGCCGCCTATGCCGAATACCGCGCCGAGCGGCAGGCGCAGGGCTTGGAATGA
- a CDS encoding YciI family protein, which produces MQYMLMLNETEAEFARRTDPAETAEYWGGWNAFIGAMAAAGVIVKGDGLQGPMLATTVRVVDGKRHVQDGPFADTKEQLGGYFVIEVPDLDSALDWAARAPCAVTGSVEVRPVLPPMAPPGA; this is translated from the coding sequence ATGCAATACATGTTGATGCTGAACGAGACCGAAGCCGAATTCGCGCGGCGGACCGATCCTGCCGAGACCGCCGAGTATTGGGGCGGGTGGAACGCCTTTATTGGTGCGATGGCGGCGGCGGGGGTGATCGTGAAGGGGGACGGATTGCAGGGGCCGATGCTGGCCACCACCGTGCGGGTGGTGGATGGCAAGCGCCATGTGCAGGACGGCCCGTTTGCGGACACGAAAGAGCAGTTGGGCGGGTATTTCGTGATTGAGGTGCCCGATCTGGACAGCGCGCTGGATTGGGCGGCGCGGGCGCCTTGTGCGGTGACCGGGTCGGTTGAAGTGCGGCCCGTGTTGCCGCCGATGGCACCCCCCGGGGCCTGA
- a CDS encoding SDR family NAD(P)-dependent oxidoreductase, with protein MTLAVVTAGTSAIGRHLVVALAGAGHDVALTHLGSADLAAQVATEVAALGRRCLSVEADAGDEAVVTAFHAQAADWAGCAPSVLVNNAGIQTWAGLLDLRADQWDAVMRTNLRGTFLNTQAAARLMIAGGVRGSVINLGSGCNKVAFPKLVDYTASKGGIEQFTKAAACELGPHGIRVNCVAPGAIATERTAAEAGDYAGTWSPITPLRRVGTPADIAGPVLFFCSPAADFVTGQTLWVDGGVFSQAPWPYPT; from the coding sequence ATGACACTTGCGGTGGTGACGGCCGGGACATCGGCCATCGGGCGGCATCTGGTGGTGGCGCTGGCGGGGGCCGGGCATGATGTGGCGCTGACCCATCTGGGTAGCGCCGATCTGGCCGCACAGGTGGCGACTGAGGTGGCGGCGCTGGGGCGGCGGTGCCTGAGCGTGGAGGCGGATGCGGGGGATGAGGCGGTGGTGACGGCGTTTCATGCGCAGGCGGCGGATTGGGCGGGTTGCGCGCCATCGGTGCTGGTGAACAATGCCGGGATACAGACCTGGGCCGGGCTGCTGGATTTGCGGGCGGATCAATGGGACGCGGTGATGCGGACCAATCTGCGCGGCACCTTCCTGAACACGCAGGCGGCGGCGCGGTTGATGATCGCGGGCGGGGTGCGCGGGTCGGTGATCAATCTGGGGTCGGGCTGCAACAAGGTGGCGTTTCCGAAACTGGTTGACTACACGGCGTCGAAAGGTGGGATCGAGCAGTTTACCAAGGCGGCAGCTTGCGAGTTGGGGCCGCATGGCATCCGGGTGAATTGCGTGGCGCCGGGGGCGATTGCGACCGAGCGGACGGCGGCAGAGGCGGGTGATTATGCGGGGACGTGGAGCCCGATCACGCCCTTGCGGCGGGTAGGGACGCCCGCCGATATTGCCGGGCCGGTGCTGTTCTTCTGCTCACCCGCCGCGGATTTCGTGACCGGGCAGACGCTATGGGTGGATGGGGGCGTGTTTTCGCAGGCCCCGTGGCCCTATCCGACCTAG
- a CDS encoding response regulator: MTKQWQRRPQVSAPPAISRLYRLVISLGLALSRPLAPLLCLLLALAPASAQDSQPLTVVFPDRLPPYVILDNNGGVTGIRADLWAEWSKVTGIPVILKQAAWPNLRQQITDGTADVIDMAQFTPDRGDWLAYSPSYLDLSYAIFQPARDRTTTPDIPALSSVTGHIIGTRAESPCAATLAANGAQVRSFPSGDAMTKAARDGTLRVFCLPIPMGNTLFARAGLQTSYTHSAPILDIAAHWAVAEGNPALYATVLDGFAQIPPDRIRAIEDSWIGSRDFTFLGIGGDKLPLFLGALILAISVALATTVLLRRRLDRALATRAEIADALRRRLTEQDCLNRVAQATEDMGRPLPDILADLADALATGIGTEGQTRFRLRLFGALHDDIPAGLAHGQVPIFTLPLLVDGRAQGEIVALHLARGAAQPLSQNDHALLTRAAARITARAEAARATARLALSEERFRRTFHHSAQATAVIRKGRFAEANAAALALLGYPEGSTFVGLTPEDISPERQPDGELSVEKAARLTRAVLQNGTLKFDWEHIRADGSPILFEVLLSAVSDGDQMEIYTLWNDITVKRRAEAALAAHQRTLEAQVALRTDELSRLNEELGTLLATAASGIALLQDGLIRSCNPSLSQLLLIPQDVLVGSPLAPIFRDAAEWTDFRDQARAEMARGGIYSINSEILRGDGSTLWVAIRANAIDPRNPDAGAVLVIDDISNAYLASRQLAAARDMAEQAAQLKSEFLAHMSHELRSPINAVLGFAELLLGTPLTDHQRDYLGKVQASGRHLLMIVNDVLDLSKVEAGKLHIEQTEFRLGAVVKAAIDTIAAATAEKGIELIVQTDPALPRQYIGDPLRITQILMNLLTNALKFTQQGAITLAIQPLPQGGLHFAITDTGIGIAPDHIGRLFERFSQAEDSTARLYGGSGLGLAICRQLADLMQGEVGVQSTPGEGSTFWVNLPLQPLPEAPRHAAPPLADRSLLVIDDVPAAAEAVAIHLRAAGASVICTTSAADIATDRFDAILIDSRMPETDGFATAGTLRERHGPSTPPLLLLAHKGGQDIVDQAHAEGFRDLVIKPAEPDLLIARLTALFQSPGTLHPAPAPQPAPRIAPAHAGRSALVVDDNPLNVELTVAMLANQGIATATATNGAEALQALLDQDFDLILIDSQMPVMDGIEATRRIRALPTAKSIVPIIGLTGNARDTEREVALDAGMSEYIVKPISPATLRALLTRHLGGDKTPTANAAN, translated from the coding sequence ATGACCAAACAATGGCAGAGGAGGCCACAAGTCAGCGCGCCGCCCGCCATTTCCCGTTTATATCGTCTCGTCATATCCCTCGGCCTTGCCCTTTCTCGTCCACTCGCCCCGCTGCTTTGCCTCCTGCTCGCCCTCGCCCCGGCTTCGGCGCAGGACAGCCAGCCCCTTACCGTGGTCTTCCCTGATCGCCTCCCGCCCTATGTGATCCTCGACAACAACGGCGGCGTCACCGGCATCCGCGCCGATCTCTGGGCGGAGTGGTCCAAGGTCACCGGTATCCCCGTGATCCTGAAACAGGCGGCCTGGCCCAACCTGCGCCAACAGATCACCGACGGCACCGCCGATGTGATCGACATGGCGCAATTCACCCCCGACCGCGGCGACTGGCTCGCCTACAGCCCGTCCTATCTCGATCTGTCCTACGCCATCTTCCAACCCGCCCGTGACCGCACCACCACGCCCGACATCCCGGCGCTCTCTTCCGTGACAGGCCACATCATCGGCACCCGCGCCGAAAGCCCCTGCGCCGCAACCCTTGCCGCCAACGGGGCGCAGGTCCGCAGCTTCCCCTCTGGCGACGCCATGACCAAAGCCGCCCGCGACGGCACGCTGCGGGTGTTCTGCCTGCCCATACCAATGGGAAATACGCTCTTTGCCCGCGCCGGCCTGCAAACCAGCTACACCCACAGCGCCCCCATCCTCGATATCGCCGCCCATTGGGCCGTGGCCGAAGGCAACCCGGCCCTTTATGCCACCGTCCTTGATGGATTTGCGCAAATCCCGCCCGACCGGATCCGCGCAATCGAAGACAGCTGGATCGGCAGCCGCGATTTCACCTTCCTCGGCATTGGCGGTGACAAGCTGCCCCTCTTTCTGGGCGCCCTGATCCTCGCCATCAGCGTGGCGCTGGCCACCACGGTCTTGCTGCGCCGCAGGCTGGACCGCGCCCTCGCCACCCGCGCCGAAATCGCCGATGCGCTGCGCCGCCGCCTGACGGAACAGGATTGCCTCAACCGCGTCGCACAGGCCACCGAAGACATGGGCCGCCCCCTGCCCGACATCCTCGCCGATCTGGCCGATGCGCTGGCCACCGGCATCGGCACCGAGGGCCAGACCCGTTTTCGCCTGCGCCTGTTTGGCGCGCTGCATGACGATATCCCCGCCGGCCTTGCACACGGCCAGGTTCCCATCTTCACCCTCCCGCTGCTCGTCGATGGCCGCGCGCAGGGGGAAATCGTCGCCCTCCACCTCGCGCGCGGGGCTGCGCAACCGCTGTCCCAGAATGATCACGCGCTGCTCACCCGCGCCGCCGCTCGCATCACCGCCCGCGCCGAAGCCGCCCGCGCCACCGCGCGCCTCGCACTCAGCGAGGAACGCTTCCGCCGCACCTTCCACCATTCTGCGCAAGCCACCGCCGTCATCCGCAAGGGCCGCTTCGCCGAGGCGAACGCCGCCGCCCTCGCCCTGCTTGGCTACCCCGAAGGGTCCACCTTCGTGGGCCTCACCCCCGAAGACATCTCTCCCGAACGCCAACCCGACGGCGAGTTGTCCGTCGAAAAGGCCGCCCGCCTGACCCGCGCCGTGCTGCAAAACGGCACCCTGAAATTCGATTGGGAACACATCCGCGCCGATGGCTCGCCCATCCTGTTCGAGGTGCTTCTGTCCGCCGTCTCCGATGGCGACCAGATGGAAATCTACACCCTCTGGAACGACATCACCGTGAAACGCCGCGCCGAAGCCGCCCTCGCCGCCCATCAGCGCACGCTCGAGGCCCAGGTCGCCCTGCGCACCGATGAACTTTCCCGCCTGAACGAAGAACTTGGCACCTTGCTCGCCACCGCCGCCAGCGGCATCGCCCTCCTGCAAGACGGCCTGATCCGCAGCTGCAACCCGTCCCTGTCCCAACTCCTCCTCATCCCGCAGGACGTCTTGGTCGGCAGCCCCCTCGCCCCGATCTTCCGCGATGCGGCTGAATGGACCGATTTCCGCGATCAGGCCCGCGCCGAAATGGCGCGCGGCGGCATCTATAGCATCAACAGCGAAATCCTGCGCGGCGATGGCAGCACGCTTTGGGTCGCCATCCGCGCCAATGCCATCGACCCGCGCAATCCCGATGCCGGGGCCGTTCTGGTGATTGATGACATCTCCAACGCCTATCTCGCCAGCCGCCAGCTTGCCGCCGCCCGCGACATGGCCGAACAGGCCGCGCAGCTGAAATCCGAATTCCTCGCGCATATGAGCCATGAGTTGCGCTCGCCCATCAACGCCGTCCTCGGCTTTGCCGAACTGCTGCTGGGCACCCCGCTCACCGATCATCAGCGCGATTATCTTGGCAAGGTACAGGCCTCTGGCCGCCACCTCCTGATGATCGTGAACGATGTCCTTGACCTCTCCAAGGTCGAGGCAGGCAAACTCCACATCGAACAGACGGAATTCCGGCTCGGCGCGGTGGTCAAGGCCGCCATTGATACCATCGCCGCCGCCACCGCCGAAAAGGGCATCGAACTCATCGTCCAGACCGACCCCGCCCTTCCCCGCCAATACATTGGCGATCCGCTGCGGATCACGCAGATCCTGATGAACCTGCTCACCAACGCGCTGAAATTCACCCAGCAGGGCGCCATCACCCTCGCCATCCAACCCCTCCCGCAGGGCGGCCTGCACTTCGCCATCACCGATACCGGCATCGGCATCGCGCCCGATCACATCGGCCGTCTGTTCGAACGCTTCTCGCAGGCCGAGGATTCCACCGCCCGCCTCTATGGCGGCAGCGGCCTTGGCCTCGCCATCTGCCGCCAGCTTGCCGATCTCATGCAGGGTGAGGTGGGCGTCCAAAGCACCCCGGGCGAAGGCAGCACCTTCTGGGTCAACCTGCCGCTTCAGCCCCTGCCAGAAGCTCCGCGCCACGCCGCGCCCCCGCTCGCAGACCGTAGCCTGCTGGTGATCGACGATGTCCCCGCCGCGGCCGAGGCTGTCGCCATCCACCTGCGCGCCGCCGGGGCCAGCGTCATCTGCACCACCTCCGCCGCCGACATCGCAACCGACCGCTTTGACGCCATCCTGATCGACAGCCGCATGCCGGAAACCGACGGCTTCGCGACCGCAGGCACCTTGCGCGAACGTCACGGCCCGTCCACCCCGCCGCTACTGCTGCTCGCGCATAAGGGCGGGCAGGACATCGTTGATCAGGCCCATGCCGAAGGCTTCCGCGATCTGGTCATCAAACCCGCCGAACCCGATCTGCTCATCGCCCGGCTGACAGCCCTGTTCCAATCCCCCGGCACGCTGCACCCGGCCCCCGCCCCGCAACCCGCCCCCCGCATCGCGCCCGCCCATGCTGGACGCAGCGCCCTTGTGGTGGATGACAACCCGCTCAACGTGGAACTGACCGTCGCCATGCTGGCCAATCAGGGCATCGCCACCGCCACCGCCACCAACGGGGCCGAGGCATTGCAGGCCCTTCTTGATCAGGATTTCGACCTGATCCTGATCGACAGCCAGATGCCCGTGATGGACGGGATCGAGGCCACCCGCCGCATCCGCGCCCTGCCCACCGCCAAATCCATCGTCCCGATCATCGGCCTTACTGGCAATGCACGCGATACGGAACGCGAAGTGGCGCTGGATGCCGGCATGTCGGAATACATCGTCAAGCCGATCTCACCCGCCACCCTGCGCGCCCTTCTGACCCGCCACTTGGGTGGTGACAAAACCCCCACTGCAAACGCCGCGAACTAG
- a CDS encoding class II fructose-bisphosphate aldolase — MTLVTLAQVLQPALHQGYAVPGLVCLGWEDMRAYVTAAQAEQSPLILQAGPGCRAHTPLPILGAMFRHLAASVDIPIVAHLDHAHSIDECKAALDAGFTSVMFDGSRLPLDENIAQTAAVAALAHAAGMSCEGEIGFVGYASGEASQGTDPDQAARFARETRVDAMAISVGNVHLQTNHCAGLDLARLTAIQSLTTTPLVIHGGSGVPPAQRADLAARTHICKFNIGTELRQVFGQSLRATLAAHPDRFDRIEILRETEAPIAAAARDVIRSTGASGRAKA, encoded by the coding sequence ATGACGCTTGTCACCCTCGCCCAGGTCCTCCAACCCGCGCTGCACCAAGGCTACGCCGTCCCTGGCCTCGTGTGCCTCGGCTGGGAGGATATGCGCGCCTACGTCACTGCCGCACAGGCCGAACAGTCCCCCCTTATCCTTCAGGCCGGCCCCGGCTGCCGCGCCCATACGCCCCTGCCCATCCTTGGCGCGATGTTCCGGCATCTGGCCGCCAGCGTCGATATCCCCATCGTCGCCCATCTCGACCACGCCCATTCCATCGACGAATGCAAAGCCGCGCTTGATGCGGGCTTCACCTCCGTGATGTTCGATGGCTCCCGCCTGCCGCTTGATGAAAACATCGCGCAAACCGCCGCCGTCGCCGCGCTCGCCCATGCCGCGGGCATGTCCTGCGAAGGCGAAATCGGCTTCGTCGGCTATGCCTCAGGCGAAGCCTCCCAAGGCACAGACCCGGATCAAGCCGCCCGCTTCGCCCGTGAAACCCGCGTCGACGCCATGGCCATCTCAGTCGGCAACGTCCATCTCCAGACAAACCACTGCGCGGGCCTCGACCTTGCCCGCCTAACGGCCATCCAATCCCTCACCACCACCCCCCTCGTCATCCATGGTGGCTCCGGCGTGCCCCCGGCCCAGCGCGCCGACCTCGCCGCCCGCACCCATATCTGCAAGTTCAACATCGGCACCGAACTGCGGCAGGTCTTCGGCCAATCCCTCCGCGCCACCCTTGCCGCCCATCCTGACCGTTTCGACCGGATCGAGATCCTGCGCGAAACCGAAGCCCCCATCGCCGCCGCCGCCCGCGATGTCATCCGCAGCACCGGCGCCTCAGGCCGCGCCAAGGCCTAG
- a CDS encoding sulfite exporter TauE/SafE family protein, whose protein sequence is MTGRQTMGEMEVATLVPVIVALIVAGAAIGLLAGLFGIGGGAISVPVFFELFRVLDYPEAVQMPMAVGTSLAVIIPTSLNSARGHYLRGTVDMELIKLWAVPVVLGVLAGSVIARHADPVVFQLVFIAVAVVNAAKLLLGGAGWRLAEGLPGRGVLRVYGGVIGVLSALMGIGGGAITNLVLTLHGYDIRRAISTASAVGILIALPGAIGYVAAGWGKPGLPADALGYVSLLTFALTIPTTLLTTRLGVRLAHSLPKKALETGFGLFLLTVCARFVWDILA, encoded by the coding sequence ATGACGGGAAGGCAGACGATGGGCGAGATGGAAGTGGCAACGCTGGTGCCGGTGATCGTGGCGCTGATCGTGGCGGGGGCGGCGATCGGGCTGCTGGCGGGGCTGTTCGGGATTGGCGGCGGGGCGATTTCGGTGCCGGTGTTCTTTGAGCTGTTCCGGGTGTTGGATTACCCGGAGGCGGTGCAGATGCCGATGGCGGTGGGCACGTCGCTGGCGGTGATCATTCCCACGTCGCTGAATTCCGCGCGGGGGCATTATCTGCGCGGGACGGTGGATATGGAGCTGATCAAGCTATGGGCGGTGCCTGTGGTGCTGGGGGTGTTGGCGGGATCGGTGATCGCGCGCCATGCCGATCCGGTGGTGTTTCAGCTGGTGTTCATCGCGGTGGCGGTGGTGAATGCGGCGAAGCTGCTGTTGGGCGGTGCGGGCTGGCGGCTGGCCGAGGGGTTGCCGGGGCGGGGCGTTTTGCGCGTTTATGGCGGGGTGATCGGGGTATTGTCTGCGCTTATGGGTATTGGCGGGGGGGCGATCACCAATCTGGTGCTGACGCTGCATGGCTATGACATTCGGCGCGCGATTTCGACGGCATCGGCGGTGGGTATCCTGATCGCGTTGCCGGGGGCGATTGGCTATGTGGCGGCGGGGTGGGGCAAGCCGGGGCTGCCTGCGGATGCGCTGGGCTATGTGAGCCTGCTGACATTTGCGCTGACGATCCCGACGACGCTGCTGACGACGCGGCTGGGGGTACGGTTGGCGCATTCGCTGCCGAAGAAGGCGCTGGAGACGGGGTTCGGGCTGTTTCTGTTGACGGTCTGTGCGCGGTTCGTTTGGGATATTCTGGCGTAA
- a CDS encoding 5-deoxy-glucuronate isomerase, which translates to MHIAPHDNANRPIVDRDDPLVPLVYFNILRLKAGETFDYQTPGYETCIVPATGTVTVETMGQTFADIGHRGTDVWDGEPEGVYIPTNAATRITARTDTETFIAGARFAETLRPFAVRAADIDKVQYGSDDTKTHRKIKHILGAAYHDRVGRLLVSELYTVGQGGWSGFPSHKHDTDRRDPTTGDLIETRHDECYNFRFRPDYGSGLQMLQRVDNEPGDAYHIMNRSTVLIDKGYHPCSVLPGYEMYYFTILGGQSQRSLKQFFQPTHAAQLHTIPGIMDMVAKFK; encoded by the coding sequence ATGCACATCGCCCCGCATGACAATGCCAACCGCCCCATCGTGGACCGCGATGATCCGCTGGTCCCGCTGGTCTATTTCAACATCCTGCGCCTGAAGGCGGGCGAAACCTTCGATTACCAGACGCCGGGATACGAGACCTGCATCGTCCCCGCCACCGGAACCGTGACCGTGGAAACCATGGGCCAGACCTTTGCCGATATCGGCCATCGCGGCACCGATGTCTGGGATGGCGAACCCGAAGGCGTCTATATCCCCACCAATGCCGCCACCCGCATCACCGCCCGCACCGATACGGAAACCTTCATCGCTGGCGCGCGCTTCGCGGAAACCCTGCGCCCCTTCGCCGTCCGCGCCGCAGATATCGACAAGGTGCAATACGGCTCGGATGACACCAAAACCCACCGCAAGATCAAGCACATCCTCGGCGCCGCCTACCATGACCGCGTCGGTCGCCTGCTGGTGTCTGAGCTATACACCGTCGGCCAAGGCGGCTGGTCCGGCTTTCCCAGCCACAAGCACGACACCGACCGCCGCGATCCCACCACCGGGGACCTCATCGAAACCCGCCATGACGAATGCTACAACTTCCGCTTCCGCCCCGATTACGGTTCCGGCCTGCAAATGCTGCAACGCGTGGACAACGAACCCGGCGACGCCTATCACATCATGAACCGCTCCACGGTCCTGATCGACAAGGGCTATCACCCCTGCTCCGTCCTGCCGGGGTATGAGATGTATTATTTCACCATCCTCGGCGGCCAAAGCCAGCGCAGCCTGAAGCAGTTCTTCCAACCCACCCACGCCGCCCAGCTTCACACCATCCCCGGCATCATGGATATGGTGGCCAAGTTCAAATGA
- the iolC gene encoding 5-dehydro-2-deoxygluconokinase: protein MAALTRLADRNFLIIGRAGMDLYADPPGTPIEDATRFTTALGGSSANIAVGLVKQGCKAALLTCISDDAVGRFCRNELTRYGVDHTHVRAVAGEARNSLAVVETRLENCQSVIYRNNAADFAMTDADVEPIDYASYSALITTGTVLAAEPSRSATFRAFALARTAGLPLIFDVDYRPYSWPSAAVASEVYSRAAALCDVIIGNDVEFGFMAGDPANGLAKARSLITQGAQIVIYKMGEKGAITLTPDGEFATGIYPTAALKPTGAGDSFLAALIAALAAGQPLHQSVLRGSAAAAMVVARVGCAPAMPTTAELDDFLTHHPGPTTG, encoded by the coding sequence ATGGCCGCCCTCACCCGCCTTGCAGATAGAAACTTCCTCATCATCGGCCGCGCCGGGATGGATCTCTACGCCGATCCGCCCGGCACGCCGATAGAAGACGCCACCCGCTTCACCACCGCCCTCGGCGGTTCTTCGGCCAATATCGCCGTGGGTCTGGTCAAACAGGGCTGCAAAGCTGCGCTCCTGACCTGCATCTCCGATGATGCCGTAGGCCGCTTCTGCCGCAACGAACTCACCCGCTACGGCGTCGATCACACCCATGTTCGCGCCGTGGCGGGTGAGGCGCGCAATTCGCTGGCCGTCGTCGAAACCCGGCTGGAAAACTGCCAATCCGTCATCTACCGCAACAACGCCGCCGATTTCGCCATGACAGATGCCGATGTCGAACCCATTGACTACGCATCCTATTCCGCCCTCATCACCACCGGCACCGTCCTCGCGGCGGAACCCTCGCGCAGCGCCACCTTCCGCGCCTTCGCCCTCGCCCGCACCGCTGGCCTGCCGTTGATCTTCGATGTGGACTACCGCCCCTATTCCTGGCCCTCCGCCGCCGTCGCGTCCGAGGTGTATTCCCGCGCCGCCGCCCTCTGTGACGTCATCATCGGCAATGACGTGGAGTTTGGCTTCATGGCGGGCGACCCTGCAAATGGCCTCGCAAAAGCCCGCAGCCTCATCACCCAAGGCGCGCAGATCGTCATCTACAAGATGGGCGAAAAGGGCGCGATCACCCTCACTCCTGATGGCGAGTTTGCCACCGGCATCTACCCCACCGCCGCCCTCAAACCCACCGGCGCGGGCGACAGCTTCCTCGCCGCCCTCATCGCCGCCCTCGCCGCAGGCCAACCACTGCACCAATCCGTCCTGCGCGGCTCTGCCGCTGCCGCCATGGTCGTCGCCCGCGTCGGCTGCGCCCCGGCCATGCCCACCACGGCCGAGCTTGACGATTTCCTCACCCACCATCCCGGCCCAACGACAGGCTGA
- a CDS encoding DUF6596 domain-containing protein: MVAAPSAAAGEAAERAARLSYGRLLAILAARTRDVALAEEALAGAFARALEVWPVQGVPGNPEGWLVTVARNGLANAYRHDRMRAAAVADVILVAEEREAAASGPGDARLALMFVCAHPAIDAAARAPLMLQTVLGLDAARIAAAFLVPAATMGQRLVRAKARIRETGLRFAVPETEEMPARLEDVLEAIYAAFGTGWEAGPASDAGLPEEAIHLARVLLGLMPEEPEVKGLLALMLHAHARRRARRDGAGQFVPLSDQNPALWDRDMIVEAEGVLVAAARAGRFGRFQCEAAIQSVHAQRGITGRLNIAALDTLYGMLARFHPTVGGAVAHAAIRREAGDVAGALALLDGLPVAAREGYQAALVVRAHCLLDMGDRVGAEAAVRRALEVTPDAAVRTHLGRVFGLA, translated from the coding sequence ATGGTTGCCGCGCCGTCCGCTGCTGCGGGGGAGGCTGCCGAGCGGGCGGCGCGGCTGTCTTATGGGCGGCTGCTGGCGATCCTTGCGGCGCGGACGCGGGATGTGGCCTTGGCCGAGGAGGCGCTGGCCGGGGCCTTTGCGCGTGCGCTGGAGGTTTGGCCTGTGCAGGGCGTGCCCGGCAATCCGGAGGGGTGGCTGGTGACGGTGGCGCGCAACGGGTTGGCGAATGCCTATCGGCATGACCGGATGCGGGCGGCGGCGGTTGCGGATGTGATCCTTGTGGCCGAAGAGCGGGAGGCGGCGGCATCCGGGCCGGGGGATGCGCGGCTGGCGCTGATGTTTGTCTGCGCGCATCCGGCGATTGATGCTGCGGCGCGGGCGCCATTGATGCTGCAAACGGTGCTGGGGCTGGATGCAGCGCGGATTGCGGCGGCCTTTCTGGTACCTGCGGCCACGATGGGGCAGCGGCTGGTGCGCGCCAAGGCGCGCATCCGCGAGACAGGGTTGCGCTTTGCCGTGCCGGAGACGGAGGAGATGCCAGCGCGGTTGGAGGATGTGCTGGAGGCAATCTATGCCGCGTTCGGCACCGGGTGGGAGGCGGGGCCTGCTTCGGATGCGGGCCTGCCGGAGGAGGCGATTCATCTGGCGCGGGTGCTGCTGGGATTGATGCCCGAGGAGCCGGAGGTGAAGGGGTTGTTGGCGCTGATGCTGCATGCCCATGCGCGGCGGCGCGCGCGGCGGGATGGGGCGGGGCAGTTCGTGCCGCTGTCAGACCAGAACCCCGCGCTGTGGGACCGTGACATGATCGTCGAGGCGGAGGGGGTGCTGGTGGCGGCGGCGCGGGCGGGCCGGTTCGGGCGGTTTCAATGCGAGGCGGCGATCCAGTCGGTGCATGCGCAGCGGGGGATCACGGGGCGGTTGAACATCGCGGCGCTGGACACGCTGTATGGCATGCTGGCGCGGTTTCACCCCACGGTTGGGGGCGCGGTGGCCCATGCCGCGATCCGGCGCGAGGCGGGGGATGTGGCGGGGGCGCTGGCGCTGCTGGACGGGCTGCCTGTGGCGGCGCGGGAGGGGTATCAGGCGGCGCTGGTGGTGCGGGCGCATTGCCTTTTGGATATGGGGGACCGGGTGGGGGCCGAGGCGGCCGTGCGGCGGGCGCTGGAGGTGACGCCGGACGCGGCGGTGCGGACGCATCTGGGGCGGGTGTTCGGGTTGGCCTAG